A part of Bacillus thuringiensis genomic DNA contains:
- a CDS encoding helix-turn-helix domain-containing protein, with the protein MQQTLEKIGKQVFYKRLQQKMTQEELCQGICSVSYLSKIENGKIDASEEILQLLCTRLEIAVTDLRDVEEDVKGKLDEWLNALVHLDKPQVERIYEELQGEMKHVLDFEIINYYKLLYTRYLIMKRDFIAVEEELERLKKMYKKYSPFQKLLYTYSKGLYYFLQHKYKTALDYLVQTEVMAKEQGYYETGIYYNLALVYNELEIEHMALHFAHLAMEGFKNEYKFRHVINCQLLIGLSYIQKKQYNEALGIYRNILREANSFADKDNITAIALNNMGYLHYHLKDYAKAKEYYLQCLEYKKEEDLDYIDAVYEIALQCIELKEFEEVKEWINKGIEVAKRDEKYKGMLYTLLILQYKYFEEKGVYKKFLETEALTFFKQEENKKDLKKVYLELAKYHEEVLEFQESNRYYRLTINLLEEKGGR; encoded by the coding sequence ATGCAACAAACATTAGAAAAAATAGGCAAACAAGTCTTTTATAAACGGCTACAGCAAAAAATGACACAAGAAGAATTATGTCAGGGCATTTGTTCTGTCTCATACTTAAGTAAAATCGAAAATGGAAAGATCGATGCATCAGAAGAAATTCTACAATTGCTCTGCACAAGGTTAGAAATTGCCGTGACGGATTTGAGAGATGTAGAAGAAGATGTGAAGGGGAAGCTCGATGAATGGTTAAATGCATTAGTGCATTTGGACAAGCCACAAGTAGAGCGCATATATGAAGAATTACAAGGTGAAATGAAGCATGTTTTGGATTTTGAAATTATAAATTATTATAAACTGCTTTATACGCGTTATTTAATTATGAAACGAGATTTTATTGCTGTTGAAGAAGAATTAGAGAGATTAAAAAAGATGTACAAAAAGTATTCGCCATTTCAGAAATTATTATATACGTATAGTAAAGGTCTATATTATTTTTTACAGCATAAATATAAAACGGCCTTAGATTATTTAGTTCAAACTGAAGTGATGGCGAAAGAACAAGGCTATTATGAAACCGGAATCTATTATAATTTAGCTCTCGTTTATAATGAATTAGAAATAGAACATATGGCTTTACATTTTGCTCATTTAGCTATGGAAGGCTTTAAGAATGAATATAAATTTCGTCATGTAATTAATTGCCAGTTATTGATAGGGTTAAGTTATATACAGAAAAAACAATATAACGAAGCTTTAGGAATTTATAGAAATATTTTAAGAGAGGCTAATTCTTTTGCGGATAAAGATAACATAACAGCGATTGCTCTAAATAACATGGGATATTTACATTACCATTTAAAGGATTATGCAAAAGCGAAAGAGTATTATTTACAATGTTTAGAATACAAGAAGGAAGAAGATTTAGATTACATTGATGCTGTATATGAGATTGCATTGCAATGTATTGAATTGAAGGAATTTGAAGAAGTAAAAGAGTGGATTAATAAAGGGATAGAAGTTGCGAAAAGAGATGAGAAGTATAAAGGTATGTTATATACACTTTTAATACTTCAATATAAATATTTTGAAGAGAAGGGGGTGTATAAAAAGTTTTTAGAAACAGAAGCTTTAACATTTTTTAAGCAAGAGGAAAATAAAAAAGATTTAAAAAAGGTATATTTAGAATTAGCAAAATATCATGAAGAAGTATTAGAATTCCAAGAAAGTAATCGGTATTATAGACTAACTATTAATTTATTAGAAGAAAAGGGAGGAAGATGA
- a CDS encoding nicotinate phosphoribosyltransferase → MTYYKDDSYALHTDLYQINMAYTYWKDGIHNRRSVFDLYFRKLPFENGYAVFAGLEKIVEYIENFSFTESDIAYLAELQFEEEFLQYLQNMKFTGTVRSMQEGEVVFNNEPLLRVDAPLGEAQIIETALLNIVNYQTLIATKAARMKHAANNDELLEFGTRRAHEFDAALWGTRAAFIGGFSSTSNVRAGKRFGIPVAGTHAHSFVQAYRDEYVAFKKYAETHKKCVFLVDTYDTLKSGVPNAIRVAKEFGDRIDFYGIRLDSGDMAYLSKKARKLLDEAGFTNTKIIASSDLDEYTIMHLKSQGAKIDVWGVGTKLITSFEQPALGAVYKLVAIEDTDGKLNDTIKISSNPEKITTPGLKRIYRIINRVNDHAEGDYIALDSEEPGKEERLKMFHPVHTYISKFVTNFEARELHKDIFVKGERKYELPGILDIQKYNEQSLALFWEEYMRTLNPEEYPVDLSQECWDHKMNYIQTVREQVEKNIQK, encoded by the coding sequence ATGACTTATTATAAAGACGATAGCTATGCCTTACATACCGATTTATATCAAATTAATATGGCTTATACATATTGGAAAGATGGTATTCATAATCGCCGCTCGGTGTTTGATTTATACTTTCGAAAGCTTCCATTCGAGAACGGTTATGCTGTTTTTGCTGGCCTTGAAAAGATTGTAGAGTACATAGAAAACTTCAGCTTTACCGAAAGCGATATCGCTTATTTAGCAGAATTACAATTTGAAGAAGAATTCCTTCAGTATTTACAAAATATGAAATTCACTGGGACCGTTCGAAGTATGCAAGAAGGTGAAGTTGTATTTAATAACGAGCCTTTATTACGTGTTGATGCACCGCTCGGCGAAGCACAAATTATTGAAACTGCCCTGTTAAACATTGTGAATTACCAAACATTAATTGCAACAAAAGCTGCTCGTATGAAGCACGCTGCAAATAATGATGAACTTTTAGAGTTTGGCACAAGACGTGCTCACGAGTTTGATGCTGCTCTTTGGGGCACACGCGCTGCCTTTATTGGTGGTTTCTCATCTACGAGTAACGTACGGGCCGGGAAGCGCTTCGGGATACCTGTAGCCGGCACACACGCTCACTCTTTCGTTCAAGCGTATCGCGATGAATATGTCGCGTTTAAGAAATACGCTGAAACTCATAAAAAATGTGTCTTTCTCGTTGATACATACGATACTTTAAAATCAGGTGTTCCAAATGCAATTCGCGTCGCGAAAGAGTTTGGAGATCGTATCGATTTTTACGGCATTCGCCTTGATAGTGGTGATATGGCCTATTTATCTAAAAAGGCAAGAAAACTACTAGATGAAGCTGGGTTTACAAATACAAAAATTATTGCTTCTAGCGATTTAGATGAATACACAATTATGCATTTGAAATCTCAAGGAGCAAAAATTGATGTATGGGGCGTTGGAACAAAATTGATTACGTCCTTTGAACAACCAGCGTTAGGGGCTGTGTATAAACTAGTTGCGATTGAAGATACTGATGGAAAATTAAATGATACAATAAAAATTTCATCTAACCCTGAAAAAATTACGACTCCAGGACTGAAACGAATTTATCGCATTATCAATCGAGTTAATGATCATGCAGAAGGCGATTACATTGCATTAGATTCTGAAGAACCAGGAAAAGAAGAACGCTTAAAAATGTTTCATCCTGTTCACACGTATATAAGTAAATTTGTAACAAACTTTGAAGCACGCGAACTGCATAAAGACATTTTCGTTAAAGGTGAAAGAAAATATGAACTACCGGGCATATTAGATATTCAAAAATATAATGAACAGAGTCTCGCACTATTTTGGGAAGAGTATATGCGAACTTTAAATCCCGAAGAGTACCCTGTCGATTTAAGTCAAGAATGTTGGGATCATAAAATGAATTACATTCAAACCGTTCGAGAACAAGTTGAAAAAAACATACAAAAGTAA
- a CDS encoding LCP family protein, which translates to MMKSDMNKDNRAKKGRSKKKRLLWFLLIPLLIIALGAGGYSFHIYSKAKSVLSNAYSELGRGDKSSKREKAVKPMTDNISVLIMGVDESEIRDKNYGKATRTDALLLATINKNDKSVKLVSIPRDSRVYIKSRDKYDKITHAHVFGGVDSTIDTVENFLDVPVDYYVKFNFKSFIKIVDSLGGITVNVPVEFTEQNSKDEADAIHLKKGRQHLNGEEALALARTRHIDSDYMRGQRQQLVLEAIAEKALSLNSINKIGGLLDAVDKDLKTNLTFDDMMTIAKNSMDSNLKMDKMQVEGTDKYIGGIYYYVPNEKSVNNISTTLQEHLGVTNKNEHKKL; encoded by the coding sequence ATGATGAAATCCGATATGAACAAAGATAACCGAGCCAAAAAAGGACGCTCAAAGAAAAAACGCCTACTTTGGTTCCTTCTTATTCCATTACTGATTATAGCACTTGGAGCAGGAGGCTATTCCTTCCATATATACAGTAAAGCGAAGTCTGTGTTAAGTAATGCCTACTCTGAACTGGGCCGCGGGGATAAATCCAGCAAACGTGAAAAAGCCGTGAAACCTATGACTGACAACATTTCTGTACTTATTATGGGTGTTGATGAAAGTGAGATTAGGGACAAGAATTACGGAAAAGCAACTCGCACAGATGCGCTATTACTTGCAACAATTAATAAAAATGATAAATCAGTTAAACTTGTCAGTATTCCACGTGACTCACGTGTCTACATTAAATCACGTGATAAATACGATAAAATTACACATGCACACGTATTTGGTGGTGTGGATAGCACGATTGATACCGTAGAGAACTTTTTAGATGTTCCAGTTGATTATTATGTAAAATTCAACTTTAAATCATTTATCAAAATTGTCGATTCTCTTGGTGGCATTACTGTCAATGTTCCAGTTGAATTCACAGAACAAAATAGTAAAGACGAAGCAGATGCTATTCATCTGAAAAAAGGACGTCAACATTTAAATGGAGAAGAGGCATTGGCACTAGCTAGAACTCGTCATATCGATAGTGATTATATGCGCGGTCAACGACAACAGCTTGTTTTAGAAGCTATTGCTGAAAAAGCACTATCTCTTAATTCCATTAATAAAATTGGTGGTCTACTCGACGCTGTCGATAAAGACTTAAAAACAAATTTAACTTTTGATGATATGATGACAATTGCCAAAAATTCAATGGATTCCAATTTAAAAATGGACAAAATGCAAGTAGAAGGAACTGATAAATATATAGGTGGTATTTATTATTACGTTCCAAATGAAAAAAGCGTCAATAATATTTCGACAACACTACAAGAACATCTCGGTGTTACGAATAAAAATGAACATAAAAAATTATAA
- a CDS encoding M4 family metallopeptidase translates to MKKKSLALVLATGMAVTTFGGTGSAFADSKNVLSTKKYNETVQSPEFISGDLTGATGKKAESVVFDYLNAAKGDYKLGEKSAQDSFKVKQVKKDAVTDSTVVRLQQVYEGVPVWGSTQVAHVSKDGSLKVLSGTVAADLDKKDKLKNKNKIEGAKAIEIAQQDLGVTPKYEVEPKADLYVYQNGEETTYAYVVNLNFLDPSPGNYYYFIEADSGKVLNKFNTIDHVTNDDKSPVKQDAPKQDAKAVIKPVTGTNKVGTGKGVLGDTKSLNTTLSGSSYYLQDNTRGATIFTYDAKNRSTLPGTLWADADNVFNAAYDAAAVDAHYYAGRTYDYYKDTFNRNSINDAGAPLKSTVHYGSKYNNAFWNGSQMVYGDGDGVTFTSLSGGIDVIGHELTHAVTENSSNLIYQNESGALNEAISDIFGTLVEFYDNRNPDWEIGEDIYTPGKAGDALRSMSDPAKYGDPDHYSKRYTGSSDNGGVHTNSGIINKQAYLLANGGTHSGVTVTGIGKDKLGAIYYRANTQYFTQSTTFSQARAGAVQAAADLYGATSAEVAAVKQSFSAVGIN, encoded by the coding sequence ATGAAAAAGAAAAGTTTAGCATTAGTGTTAGCGACAGGAATGGCAGTTACAACGTTTGGAGGGACAGGCTCTGCATTTGCGGATTCTAAAAATGTGCTCTCTACGAAGAAGTACAATGAGACGGTGCAGTCACCGGAGTTTATTTCTGGTGATTTAACTGGAGCAACTGGTAAGAAAGCAGAATCTGTTGTGTTTGATTACTTAAATGCAGCAAAAGGTGATTACAAGCTAGGGGAAAAGAGTGCGCAAGATTCTTTCAAAGTGAAACAAGTGAAAAAAGATGCTGTAACTGATTCAACAGTAGTACGTTTACAACAAGTTTATGAAGGAGTACCTGTATGGGGTTCTACTCAAGTAGCCCATGTGAGTAAAGATGGCTCTTTAAAAGTATTGTCTGGAACAGTTGCGGCTGATTTAGACAAAAAGGACAAGCTGAAAAATAAAAATAAGATTGAAGGCGCAAAGGCAATTGAAATCGCGCAGCAAGATTTAGGTGTAACACCGAAATATGAAGTGGAACCAAAAGCGGACTTATATGTATATCAAAACGGTGAAGAAACAACATATGCATACGTTGTAAATCTGAACTTCTTAGATCCAAGTCCAGGAAACTATTACTATTTCATTGAAGCAGACAGCGGCAAAGTGTTAAATAAATTTAATACAATTGATCATGTGACGAATGATGATAAGTCTCCAGTTAAACAAGATGCTCCTAAGCAGGATGCCAAAGCGGTTATAAAGCCTGTAACAGGAACAAATAAAGTAGGAACTGGTAAAGGGGTATTAGGAGATACGAAGTCGCTTAATACAACATTATCTGGATCATCTTACTACTTACAAGACAATACACGTGGGGCAACTATTTTCACATATGATGCGAAAAACCGTTCAACATTACCAGGAACATTATGGGCAGATGCAGATAATGTTTTCAATGCAGCGTATGATGCAGCGGCAGTAGATGCTCATTACTATGCAGGTAGAACATATGATTATTATAAAGATACATTTAATAGAAACTCTATTAATGATGCAGGAGCACCGTTAAAATCAACTGTGCATTATGGAAGTAAGTATAATAATGCATTCTGGAACGGCTCACAAATGGTATACGGAGATGGTGATGGTGTAACATTCACTTCGTTATCTGGTGGTATTGATGTAATTGGTCACGAATTAACGCATGCGGTTACGGAAAATAGCTCGAATTTAATTTATCAAAATGAATCAGGAGCACTAAATGAAGCGATTTCTGATATCTTTGGTACTTTAGTAGAATTCTATGATAATCGTAATCCGGATTGGGAGATTGGTGAAGATATTTACACGCCTGGTAAAGCGGGAGATGCGCTTCGTTCTATGAGTGATCCGGCGAAATATGGTGACCCAGACCATTATTCTAAGCGTTACACTGGTTCAAGTGATAACGGTGGGGTTCATACAAACAGTGGTATCATTAACAAACAAGCTTATTTATTAGCAAATGGCGGTACGCATTCTGGTGTAACTGTAACTGGTATTGGTAAAGATAAGTTAGGTGCAATTTATTACCGTGCAAACACACAATATTTCACGCAATCTACTACATTTAGCCAAGCTCGTGCTGGTGCAGTACAAGCTGCAGCTGATTTATATGGTGCGACTTCTGCGGAAGTAGCAGCAGTTAAGCAATCATTTAGTGCTGTTGGTATAAACTAA
- the gloA2 gene encoding SMU1112c/YaeR family gloxylase I-like metalloprotein — MNICRVHHVAIICSNYEVSKDFYNRILGFKAINEVYRKERDSYKLDLCVGEEYQIELFSFPSPPERPSFPEAAGLRHLAFAVTNIEEAVKHLNQCGVETESIRMDEITGKKFVFFQDPDGLPLELYEV, encoded by the coding sequence ATGAATATATGTAGAGTGCACCATGTTGCAATTATTTGTTCGAATTATGAAGTATCTAAAGATTTTTATAATAGAATATTAGGTTTTAAAGCGATAAATGAAGTATATAGAAAAGAACGAGATTCTTATAAGTTAGATTTATGTGTAGGGGAAGAGTATCAAATTGAATTATTTTCATTTCCAAGTCCGCCTGAGCGTCCAAGTTTCCCAGAAGCAGCTGGTCTTAGACATTTAGCATTTGCTGTTACAAATATAGAAGAGGCTGTGAAACATTTAAATCAATGTGGTGTGGAGACTGAATCGATACGTATGGATGAAATAACCGGAAAAAAATTCGTCTTTTTCCAAGACCCTGATGGCCTACCTTTAGAATTGTATGAGGTTTGA
- a CDS encoding VanW family protein — MKLSKILIGSAITGGILLCVGGVGGYQYVSKLNNQLDTTALPNTTFEGISLDGKNKKDIQEIINQKVTELDQKSLTYIFQNDKQTYTWKDLGINYKEKDIIDKIFKEQEGNAINRYKMRKQAENGELKRDYTLTAQLNTTAYESFMKDKYNDTLKNPVNAELSVEGSTVNISQSQNGEKIDKGKLTDLTKQAITSGSSDVTLPVTLLKPERSTEDIQKMGIKEVIAEYSTPMAGRNGNQSYNVNKSANTLSGVIVAPDETFSFNGRVGVTDAAHGYKSAAVFSEGKVIQSAGGGVCQVSSTLYSAALRADLGIVSRSNHSMPVNYLPLGQDAAVADYGPDLKFKNNTGNHIYIQAFSNGGSITTRIFGTNTGKNVEVSSQVISRTNDKITAVTYKKVTQNGEVLSNGQISKSVYKSAPTQ, encoded by the coding sequence ATGAAGCTAAGTAAAATACTGATTGGTTCTGCAATTACTGGAGGCATATTACTTTGTGTAGGCGGTGTTGGTGGATATCAATATGTATCCAAACTAAATAATCAATTAGATACTACTGCATTACCAAATACTACATTTGAAGGTATTTCTCTCGATGGAAAAAATAAAAAAGATATTCAAGAAATTATTAATCAAAAGGTAACTGAATTAGATCAAAAATCTCTTACCTACATATTCCAAAATGATAAACAAACTTACACATGGAAAGATTTAGGGATAAATTATAAAGAAAAAGATATTATCGACAAAATCTTTAAAGAACAAGAAGGAAATGCAATAAATCGTTACAAAATGCGGAAGCAGGCCGAAAACGGTGAATTAAAACGTGACTATACATTAACAGCTCAATTAAATACAACTGCTTATGAAAGCTTTATGAAGGATAAATATAATGACACATTAAAAAATCCTGTTAATGCCGAATTAAGTGTTGAAGGCTCTACAGTAAATATTAGCCAAAGTCAAAATGGAGAAAAAATTGATAAAGGAAAGTTGACTGATTTAACGAAACAGGCCATTACTTCTGGCTCATCGGACGTTACATTACCAGTTACACTATTAAAACCTGAGCGTTCTACAGAAGATATACAAAAAATGGGAATCAAAGAAGTAATTGCTGAATATTCAACTCCTATGGCTGGTCGTAATGGAAATCAATCCTATAACGTAAATAAGTCAGCTAATACTTTAAGTGGAGTTATTGTCGCACCTGATGAAACGTTTAGTTTTAATGGCCGCGTTGGTGTAACGGATGCTGCACATGGTTATAAATCCGCAGCAGTATTTTCAGAAGGTAAAGTTATACAAAGTGCAGGTGGAGGCGTTTGCCAAGTTAGTAGTACTTTATATAGCGCCGCTTTAAGGGCAGATTTAGGAATTGTTTCTCGAAGCAATCATTCTATGCCCGTAAATTATTTACCACTTGGGCAAGATGCAGCAGTGGCAGATTATGGTCCGGATTTAAAATTTAAAAACAATACAGGCAATCATATTTATATTCAAGCATTTTCAAATGGAGGTAGTATTACTACTCGTATTTTCGGCACAAATACTGGTAAAAATGTTGAAGTTTCTTCTCAAGTAATTAGCAGGACTAATGATAAAATAACAGCAGTTACATATAAAAAAGTAACACAAAACGGTGAAGTACTATCTAATGGACAAATTTCAAAAAGCGTATATAAAAGCGCTCCAACACAATAA
- a CDS encoding NprX family peptide pheromone translates to MKKMIFGALALVAILVVLEPQYAWTGDMYGQAKEVIEVINS, encoded by the coding sequence ATGAAGAAAATGATTTTTGGTGCACTAGCATTAGTGGCTATATTAGTAGTGTTAGAACCTCAATATGCTTGGACTGGAGATATGTATGGTCAAGCTAAAGAAGTAATAGAAGTAATAAATTCTTAA
- a CDS encoding TVP38/TMEM64 family protein, with amino-acid sequence MAETIQNFLTDYYSIAIPLSILINIVISLLGVIPSIFLTAINIQLFGVTNGTIISIAGEALGAIISFYIYRIGLQKFTHNKVNKYPKVERLLYVQGKEAFLLVLSFRLIPFIPSSIVTLFAALGKMSLLSFSIASTIGKIPALLIEVYSAYQVMNGTNEAKWIITIAGAIGLFYLWKKWRKK; translated from the coding sequence ATGGCTGAAACAATTCAAAACTTCTTAACAGACTATTATTCAATCGCAATTCCACTTAGTATCTTAATCAACATCGTCATTAGTCTTTTAGGTGTTATCCCTAGTATTTTTTTGACCGCTATTAACATACAACTCTTTGGTGTAACAAACGGAACCATTATTTCGATCGCAGGTGAAGCATTAGGGGCTATTATCTCGTTTTATATTTATCGTATAGGCCTTCAGAAATTCACTCACAACAAAGTAAATAAGTATCCAAAGGTAGAACGCCTACTTTACGTACAAGGCAAAGAGGCCTTTCTACTCGTCCTATCGTTTCGTCTCATTCCTTTCATTCCGTCCAGTATCGTGACTTTATTTGCCGCTCTAGGGAAAATGTCATTACTCTCCTTCAGTATTGCCAGCACAATAGGTAAAATACCGGCCTTATTGATTGAAGTATATTCGGCATACCAAGTTATGAACGGAACAAATGAAGCGAAGTGGATTATAACAATCGCAGGTGCTATTGGATTGTTTTATTTGTGGAAAAAATGGAGAAAAAAATAA
- a CDS encoding RNase A-like domain-containing lipoprotein: MKRISSLFVGSLLALMLILSGCAGKEQKTEKQTGNQSTSVEKISDNILDEMEGPPKNGHTIERHVGKSEEDLKNRLKTDKVSAASTYYDKETATKAVKDSLKQHDKEIQDWLKNSKEARLVLNTTHSFPVGKTVIKKNMNVKDKLVKTVTVLARDKSGDLGYKIITSYPSDK, from the coding sequence ATGAAACGAATAAGTAGTCTTTTCGTGGGTAGTTTATTGGCATTAATGCTGATCTTAAGTGGATGTGCAGGAAAAGAACAAAAAACAGAGAAACAAACAGGGAATCAATCGACATCAGTAGAAAAAATTAGTGATAATATTTTAGATGAAATGGAAGGGCCACCTAAAAATGGTCATACGATTGAAAGACATGTAGGCAAATCAGAAGAGGATTTGAAGAATCGTTTGAAGACAGATAAAGTATCAGCAGCAAGTACATACTATGATAAGGAAACAGCGACGAAAGCTGTAAAAGATAGTTTGAAGCAGCATGATAAGGAAATTCAAGATTGGTTAAAAAATTCTAAAGAGGCTCGTCTCGTATTAAATACAACTCATTCATTCCCTGTTGGGAAAACGGTAATAAAGAAAAATATGAATGTAAAAGACAAATTGGTAAAAACTGTTACTGTTTTAGCGAGAGATAAGTCAGGAGATTTAGGATATAAGATCATTACTTCTTATCCATCTGATAAATAA
- a CDS encoding NupC/NupG family nucleoside CNT transporter — protein sequence MKFITFFVGLIVVFFLAYIASNNKKHIKFKPIFIMLIIQLILTYLLLNTEIGLILIRVISSLFTKLLEYAADGINFVFGGLANKDEMSFFLTVLLPIVFISVLIGILQHFKILPFFIHWIGYFLSKINGLGKLESYNAIASAIVGQSEVFITVKKQLAQIPKHRLYTLCASAMSTVSMSIVGAYMTMIEPKYVVTALVLNLFSGFIIVLIINPYDVKEDEDILEIKGEKQSFFEMLGEYILDGFRVAIVVGAMLIGFVALISCINDLFLIIFGITFQQLIGYVFAPVAFLIGVPSSEIVTAGSIMATKLVTNEFVAMMDLSKISNSLSPRTVGIISVFLVSFANFSSIGIISGAVKGLNEEQGNVVARFGLKLLYGATLVSILSAIIVSIML from the coding sequence ATGAAATTTATTACTTTTTTCGTGGGACTTATCGTTGTTTTCTTCCTTGCTTATATTGCTAGCAACAATAAGAAACATATTAAATTTAAACCCATTTTCATCATGCTTATTATACAGTTAATTTTAACCTATTTATTATTAAATACAGAAATCGGCCTCATACTTATTCGGGTCATTTCCAGTCTGTTTACAAAGCTACTCGAGTATGCTGCTGATGGTATAAACTTTGTATTTGGCGGTCTTGCCAATAAAGATGAAATGTCATTCTTCCTTACTGTATTATTGCCCATTGTCTTCATTTCCGTCTTAATTGGTATACTGCAACATTTCAAAATACTACCATTTTTTATTCATTGGATCGGTTACTTCCTTAGCAAAATAAATGGTCTTGGGAAATTAGAATCTTACAACGCTATCGCATCTGCCATTGTCGGCCAATCAGAAGTTTTTATTACAGTTAAAAAACAATTAGCTCAAATTCCAAAACACCGTCTTTATACACTGTGTGCCTCTGCTATGTCAACCGTATCTATGTCTATCGTAGGTGCCTATATGACAATGATTGAGCCTAAATATGTAGTAACTGCACTCGTTCTCAATTTATTTAGTGGTTTTATTATCGTACTCATCATTAACCCATACGACGTGAAAGAGGACGAAGATATTTTAGAAATTAAAGGCGAAAAGCAGAGCTTTTTTGAAATGCTTGGAGAATACATTCTAGATGGCTTTCGCGTAGCCATCGTTGTCGGCGCTATGCTCATCGGATTCGTCGCATTAATTAGCTGCATTAATGACCTATTCCTCATTATATTCGGCATTACTTTCCAGCAATTAATCGGCTACGTATTTGCGCCTGTTGCATTCCTTATCGGTGTACCAAGTTCTGAAATTGTCACAGCTGGTAGCATTATGGCAACGAAGCTTGTAACGAATGAATTTGTAGCCATGATGGATCTTAGTAAAATTTCTAATAGCCTTTCTCCCCGTACAGTGGGTATCATTTCTGTTTTCCTCGTTTCTTTTGCCAACTTTTCTTCTATCGGCATTATTTCAGGTGCAGTAAAAGGGTTAAACGAAGAACAAGGAAACGTCGTTGCCAGATTTGGTCTTAAATTACTATATGGAGCTACTCTCGTTAGCATTTTATCTGCAATTATCGTAAGCATTATGTTGTAA